A genomic stretch from bacterium includes:
- a CDS encoding gluconeogenesis factor YvcK family protein, with protein MATNNWLRWLSPGIKLKRWMSLTTLGVVMLVVGILLTFDLQCIAAIRELRLLVETALRFLTGTSNPHPARTTFGVELIIFGLSITALGATLIIRRIAHAMNPRMNANLADQFLRQHALAQGPRIAVVGGGTGLSTLLRGIKYYTSNITAVVTVTDEGGSSGNLQQTLGILPPGDIRNCLVALADAEPALSALFQYRFDQMPALRGHAFGNIFIAAMMGITGDFESAIRKTSEVLAIRGRVLPSTLSSVRLHAEMEDGSHVEGETAIVESPLRVRRMYLKPDDVEPLDEALAAIRQADIIVMGPGSVYTSVIPNLLVNAIGEAIHRTKAIKLYVCNVMTQPGETDNYS; from the coding sequence TTGGCAACTAATAATTGGTTAAGATGGCTATCACCAGGGATAAAGCTAAAAAGATGGATGTCGCTCACAACGCTAGGCGTCGTGATGCTCGTTGTGGGCATTCTGCTCACTTTCGATCTTCAATGTATTGCAGCTATCAGAGAACTTCGCCTATTAGTTGAGACTGCTTTGCGTTTTTTAACGGGGACCTCTAACCCCCATCCCGCGCGTACAACCTTTGGAGTTGAGTTGATCATTTTTGGCCTCTCGATCACCGCTCTTGGGGCGACATTAATAATACGCCGGATAGCTCACGCTATGAACCCACGCATGAATGCGAACCTGGCAGACCAGTTCTTACGGCAGCATGCGCTAGCACAAGGCCCTCGTATTGCTGTTGTAGGGGGCGGCACAGGACTTTCAACACTACTTCGCGGCATCAAGTACTACACCTCCAATATCACTGCGGTGGTGACGGTTACCGATGAGGGTGGGAGTTCGGGGAACTTGCAGCAGACGCTGGGAATATTACCGCCGGGAGATATCCGAAACTGCCTTGTCGCTCTGGCGGATGCTGAACCTGCCTTAAGTGCACTGTTCCAATACCGTTTCGATCAGATGCCTGCCCTTCGAGGACATGCTTTCGGCAATATCTTTATCGCGGCGATGATGGGCATCACCGGCGACTTTGAATCGGCGATTAGGAAGACTAGCGAAGTCCTTGCCATTCGCGGACGTGTACTCCCCTCTACTCTTAGTAGCGTGCGGCTTCATGCAGAGATGGAGGACGGATCGCATGTTGAGGGGGAGACCGCTATTGTTGAATCGCCCTTGCGCGTCCGCCGTATGTATCTCAAACCGGACGATGTCGAGCCTTTGGATGAAGCATTAGCAGCGATACGACAGGCCGATATCATCGTCATGGGGCCTGGCAGTGTATACACAAGCGTTATTCCCAACTTGTTAGTCAACGCTATAGGGGAAGCAATCCACCGCACTAAAGCCATTAAACTCTATGTTTGCAACGTGATGACACAGCCAGGCGAGACGGATAACTACTC